One window of the Athene noctua chromosome 5, bAthNoc1.hap1.1, whole genome shotgun sequence genome contains the following:
- the MMACHC gene encoding cyanocobalamin reductase / alkylcobalamin dealkylase isoform X2, which produces MEGRVAERLRGALGPFGFEVHAFKVGWYNAILQPAFHLPYPDDTLAFVVLSTPSMFDKALKPFVNKERLKIIRDPVDQCVSHHLSRVKEKFPDQKVDIIFDYEILPSRKPRFLAQTAAHVAGAAYYYQRKDVKIDPWGKKIYGVCIHPKYGGWFAIRGLLLFPDIQVLFLEQSAPVDCVSTEEKRIELLEQFNFHWQDGRYRDIIEVKERYSEEQKAYFATPPAERFRLLGLTQEAQRSTFH; this is translated from the exons ATGGAGGGGCGCGTGGCGGAGCGGCTCCGCGGCGCCCTCGGCCCTTTCGGCTTCGAGGTGCACGCCTTCAAG GTTGGATGGTACAATGCTATTCTTCAGCCAGCCTTTCATCTCCCCTACCCAGATGACACACTGGCCTTCGTTGTCCTCAGCACACCTTCAATGTTTGACAAAGCCCTTAAACCTTTTGTGAACAAAGAACGGTtaaaaataatcagggatcctGTAGATCAGTGTGTTTCTCATCATTTATCACGTGTGAAGGAG AAATTCCCTGACCAGAAGGTGGATATCATCTTTGATTACGAGATTCTGCCAAGCCGAAAGCCCAGGTTCTTGGCACAGACAGCTGCCCATGTTGCTGGAGCTGCATATTACTACCAAAGGAAGGATGTGAAGATTGATCCTTGGGGGAAAAAG atcTATGGCGTATGTATCCATCCCAAGTATGGTGGTTGGTTTGCTATCCGGGGTCTGCTCCTGTTCCCAGATATTCAGGTACTGTTCCTGGAACAGTCTGCCCCGGTTGACTGTGTGagcacagaagagaaaagaaTTGAGTTGCTGGAGCAATTCAATTTCCACTGGCAGGACGGCCGCTACAGGGACATAATTGAAGTAAAGGAAAGATATTCAGAAGAGCAAAAAGCCTACTTTGCCACTCCTCCAGCGGAGAGATTCAGACTGCTAGGGCTGACACAAGAAGCCCAGAGAAGCACATTTCACTAA
- the MMACHC gene encoding cyanocobalamin reductase / alkylcobalamin dealkylase isoform X1: MEGRVAERLRGALGPFGFEVHAFKVGWYNAILQPAFHLPYPDDTLAFVVLSTPSMFDKALKPFVNKERLKIIRDPVDQCVSHHLSRVKEKFPDQKVDIIFDYEILPSRKPRFLAQTAAHVAGAAYYYQRKDVKIDPWGKKKIYGVCIHPKYGGWFAIRGLLLFPDIQVLFLEQSAPVDCVSTEEKRIELLEQFNFHWQDGRYRDIIEVKERYSEEQKAYFATPPAERFRLLGLTQEAQRSTFH, translated from the exons ATGGAGGGGCGCGTGGCGGAGCGGCTCCGCGGCGCCCTCGGCCCTTTCGGCTTCGAGGTGCACGCCTTCAAG GTTGGATGGTACAATGCTATTCTTCAGCCAGCCTTTCATCTCCCCTACCCAGATGACACACTGGCCTTCGTTGTCCTCAGCACACCTTCAATGTTTGACAAAGCCCTTAAACCTTTTGTGAACAAAGAACGGTtaaaaataatcagggatcctGTAGATCAGTGTGTTTCTCATCATTTATCACGTGTGAAGGAG AAATTCCCTGACCAGAAGGTGGATATCATCTTTGATTACGAGATTCTGCCAAGCCGAAAGCCCAGGTTCTTGGCACAGACAGCTGCCCATGTTGCTGGAGCTGCATATTACTACCAAAGGAAGGATGTGAAGATTGATCCTTGGGGGAAAAAG aagatcTATGGCGTATGTATCCATCCCAAGTATGGTGGTTGGTTTGCTATCCGGGGTCTGCTCCTGTTCCCAGATATTCAGGTACTGTTCCTGGAACAGTCTGCCCCGGTTGACTGTGTGagcacagaagagaaaagaaTTGAGTTGCTGGAGCAATTCAATTTCCACTGGCAGGACGGCCGCTACAGGGACATAATTGAAGTAAAGGAAAGATATTCAGAAGAGCAAAAAGCCTACTTTGCCACTCCTCCAGCGGAGAGATTCAGACTGCTAGGGCTGACACAAGAAGCCCAGAGAAGCACATTTCACTAA